One segment of Rosa chinensis cultivar Old Blush chromosome 6, RchiOBHm-V2, whole genome shotgun sequence DNA contains the following:
- the LOC112171585 gene encoding leucine-rich repeat extensin-like protein 2 encodes MAWFLVSYKIKNLLGAPKISKPSANQAPPFNSVPNDYKKKIVSRARNCQYCSESDNSDCDEDERTYNNVPRRAPKGTMYRPRPPLALVHQVRPRPYVYASNWGRPPPPQPPLLPPPPPPYGYQNPYGYNLMPPPHLYGYQNNPYNYNFINGMVPQPLYPYYYGQKPRDPPVGNSFIHFLSDDNTASSCSLM; translated from the coding sequence ATGGCCTGGTTTCTTGTTTCCTACAAGATCAAGAACCTTCTGGGTGCCCCAAAGATATCTAAGCCTTCTGCAAATCAAGCACCACCATTCAACAGCGTTCCAAATGATTACAAGAAAAAAATCGTTTCCAGGGCAAGAAACTGCCAATACTGCAGTGAGAGTGATAATTCCGATTGCGATGAAGATGAACGCACCTATAATAATGTGCCAAGAAGGGCGCCTAAGGGTACCATGTATAGGCCTCGTCCTCCACTCGCGCTTGTTCACCAGGTAAGGCCGAGGCCATATGTTTACGCGAGCAACTGGGGaagaccaccaccaccacagccGCCCTTATTACCGCCGCCGCCTCCCCCATATGGGTACCAAAACCCTTATGGTTACAATTTGATGCCGCCGCCACATTTATATGGTTACCAAAATAACCCTTACAATTACAACTTCATCAACGGAATGGTGCCCCAGCCTCTGTATCCTTATTATTATGGTCAGAAACCAAGGGATCCCCCAGTTGGCAACTCATTCATCCATTTTTTAAGCGATGATAACACAGCTAGTAGTTGCAGTCTAATGTAA